The stretch of DNA ATATGAGTTCTCATCCTCCCATCACTTGACACCTGAAACCacggtcaagctatagaccttaaacaagtgcttatgggaggcaacccatggggtttgtgctagcttacccttttctttttatttgtcttaggattttggttttgtttttaggatttattacggtgaaatcacgtccggtgttaagtgttttcaggaacatattccaaacgcagaagatgcAAAATGTTTTGTTCCAGGAGCTTAGGAACGATCAGTCCTCCTTAAAGATCGATCGATCCCGTTGGTTTTCTGCGGGTATCTCCAAGTTCAATAATGTGACAGATCAGTCGATCCCATTCTGAGACTGATCGGTCCCCACccttgccaacaccactccaacaccagatgcgagatcaccggtttttcattctttttctttctttttcttttttcaattttcttattttctttgtcggaGGTTCCTTTTNTTTAATTTCTTACCTTGGGGCTTGGTATACATcggacaagactcctcccttcaAGCCTCACGAGACATGCATCTCCTCGCAAAGTATGCTTCCcatctctcttcccttcagtactcaataaaaaaaaagaNctttggttgtttcttttgatttttcttttatttgagtcagtttgtcgtgcctaaaaaaaaaaaaaaaaaaattgggaaactatgatcatttctaggaatcttttgctttgaactaacactcttatgattacttttgtacctctgatttggaatgaagcttggaatgaacatgagcagtctcagcacgccccaaaagacactcgccaaggagaacactaagttgaaccagaagttgtctctagctttgaaaagacttaaccggatttaatttcttaccttggggcttggtatacatcggacaagactcctcccttcaAGCCTCACGAGACATGCATCTCCTCGCAAAGTATGCTTCCcatctctcttcccttcagtactcaataaaaaaaaagaaataaaaggatataggtaataaaagaagtgagccaaggggtgtgcgtaaacccgtgcatcttTTGGaattcatggaaacctgtccCATAaggaaaagagcaaaggattgataaaaataaaataaaatgataccctagaaaattagggagaaatcaatcctttggaagtgagaaaagagagaggaaagggagcataTGAAGGAAGTCTTGGGTGAtaagaggttgaaggagtcaataaAGTTCAATGATCGATATTCCCTCGGCGAGACCACACATTTTCactaatctgatgtagagagacaacaatGGGGATGCTGAAGGTTCTTTAAGGTTGTGGAGTTgagagtagggagtgttgatcctaatcatgggcggagtacaaaaagtagttcttaaCTTGATGTGATGAAAAGTGTAAAGAAGAGGTTCCCAAGgatatgtgagtttccactttcaaacattttctctgttcctgagtttttgtttgttcttgcttgaggacaagcaaagattcaagtccggaggaattgatgtgtctgcatttgatagggttttaactatagtttttacacttgttttgagtcttttgttaggtccaagtgtgcttttagagtccttttaaTCTTTTGTGAGTCTGTCAGAttctaggctactttggaaggaaactgagtgttttggggatgaaaacatgcatctggagccaatttggtgaagactaaTCGGACTAGCAACcagatggagcaaacagagaaaagcatccaggatcggctgatccgcaTTCGGGATCAACCAGTCCCGaacccgaagcaacttttcctttttcgttttaaaccgacttttagggttttattttgatatttaagttagaggctcggcctccagagacataagctttattttctgagactattttgtattgagagcaaagggagaagatctctaatccttcttgacactttagagaagatttctaaaccctattttctattctttagcaattcaattatgttttcttcattattgatttgctgtttctccttctccatgtctgagtagtttcactgttgggtttagggtttcagaagggtttctatgattaattgatgctagatttgttagattagggattgatcttattgttcttcatctatagttgttcttaatgcttaagctagattgatcacctagattaagatcttaggtttaattcatcggggcaccaaaagtgttgttgagttgcttgaaaagaacataggtgagcaaggtggaccttagccaatgaaagttgaagttgaggcaccttgtgaacagatcaaacttgaacttgttattgcttgcttggtttgctagatccaaacgacggtttagggtttagtgaattcattgcatagatagttaatgctgcgaaagtaggttagctttacattagtgatttgagttctagaacggtgtctaatgcatccctatctaatcatctaaattcgtgatcataaaccctaaaaatttccTGCGCCCAATATTTCTCTATTGCCTTAAAAACACTTGTTTACTTTTCCGtttttagatagttacttgattcacaaacttttccattgtcttggctatatttgatcttgataATTTCTTAGTGCAATTGTTTgttctctgtggattcgaccctaaagtgctacgacgacaccactagatcgtggttgagtgtgctttgggttattgatttaactcTAGATCACAATCCTACACTTTGGAAACAAATGTGGGAGCATTGGGACACACCCGAAGCTAAGGAGAAGAGCTCTAATGCATCCCAAGCCCGTAATTCTAATCGTGGCGGTCTTGGAATCTACAAACATCTATCCGGCCAGAAATCTTACTTGCAAATTCAACAAGAGTTGGTAAATGCTCTAAACTAACTctaattatttcatttaaatatttcattttccacaattaacattatttttatcCATTGTAGGAAGAAAAATTGGGACGTCTTGTCTCGCTTGGAGAGGTGTTTGTCGCAACACATACAAAGGCAGATGGAAGTTTTGTTGATCAGAAGGCCAAACAAGTTATTGAGACGTATGAGAAGAACATAGAAGAGGTAATGTCTCAAATGGAGTTTGATGGTACAGACCACTCCTCGCCAGATTCTACTCATGCAACCCTCCTCCCCATTCAAGAAAAAGATGACATTTTCTTAAAGCTAATTTCCTGTACAATTGTCTTTCTTTTGCCTATGATAATTGTCTTATTTTGCTAAGCTAAGTATCTGATTTTGATTGATGCTTAAGAATCCTTGATATTGATATGCTTTTGACTGATGCTTGAGAATACTTGATGTTGATTATCTGGGTTTGTGTGATATTTCTgtttattatgtttgttttatgaatgatcatctcttcttctgtcTTAGTGTACTGTAACAGATGCCAAGGGAACCCCCTTTGGACTTGGAAGTCTCTCGGAGATAATCACCAAAGGGAAAATAAAGGCTACTTATTCAAGCTCTAGTCCAACTTCGCTGTTAGAGATTCAAGAACAACTCCAGGTTGCTCGTCGTAAGCTCGCTGATCAAGATGAGGAAAATGCTCGACGTGCCAGAGAACATGAGAGACGTGATGAGGAGCAACATAACGCTCAAAACCGCATTGCAACCTTGGAGATGCTCATATCCTACTTGAAGACCAGTGATCCGGGGGTTGCAGAATTCTTGTCTACTCAACCACCAGCCCATGCGCCATTCACCACAGCAGCACCAGCAGCCAACATCACTCCAGCCANNNNNNNNNNNNNNNNNNNNNNNNNNNNNNNNNNNNNNNNNNNNNNNNNNNNNNNNNNNNNNNNNNNNNNNNNNNNNNNNNNNNNNNNNNNNNNNNNNNNNNNNNNNNNNNNNNNNNNNNNNNNNNNNNNNNNNNNNNNNNNNNNNNNNNNNNNNNNNNNNNNNNNNNNNNNNNNNNNNNNNNNNNNNNNNNNNNNNNNNNNNNNNNNNNNNCCCCCTTTGGACTTGGAAGTCTCTCGGAGATAATCACCAAAGGGAAAAGAAAGGCTACTTATCCAAGCTCTAGTCCAACTTCGCTGTTAGAGATTCAAGAACAACTCCAGGTTGCTCGTCGTAAGCTCGCTGATCAAGATGAGGAAAATGCTCGACGTGCCAGAGAACATGAGAGACGTGATGAGGAGCAACATAACGCTCAAAACCGCATTGCAACCTTGGAGATGCTCATATCCTACTTGAAGACCAGTGATCCGGGGGTTGCAGAATTCTTGTCTACTCAACCACCAGCCCATGCGCCATTCACCACAGCAGCACCAGCAGCCAACATCACTCCAGCCACAGCGGCCAATGTCAATCCACCCGCACCAACCACTTCAGGAGCTAGTTCACCATCTACTTCACCAATCACTTCACCATCGACTTCACCAACCACTTCACCTTTGTCAGTATCATCCTCTCATGCTTAACTAACTAATTCTATCTCTCTTTAAGCCTCTATAACTATTTTTTGGATTGTGTAGTAGTATTTCTATCTCCCTTAGCCTAAAACTATTTTCTGGATATGATCATTGAatgatttgtatgtttttggttaatatcATTCAGATtcgggattttaatttaaattcaggtttttttttttaaattttattgtatactgTCCCAAATTACTAGCTATAGTTTCACTGATTTGCGAccatttacaatttaaaaaagcACAAACCAAGTAACAAATTCGTTGTGTTTATGTCACGATTTTGGGACTAAAAATACTTAGTCTTCTGTCAGTCACAAAAAATTCTGACTCCTTTGCGACTACCTTGTGACTAAAACAGCGACTACTTTAGGAccaaaatttcagatttttaaagTTCATCCTCAACATTGTAGTATTAAAGCAGTCTTCCAAACGTAGCTAATTTGTGACTACCATATTGTCTGAACCAATTCGTATGTTACGACTGCGTCAATGAGTCACTGTAGAGTCCTTAATTACGACGGTATATTTCTGTCAGTCCATAGTCGCTAATTAACGACCATAACCCTTGTCTTCAATGCGTCGCAAATAAGCGACTGTTTTGCGACCAAAACACTTTGCGACCAAATATTTGCGACGGTTTATAATAGTCCTTCAATAGTCGCACATACCTACTTAGCGACTGATTTAAGACGATTCTGTTGGTCACAAATGACATGTTTTCGTGTAGTGTCTATCCACTTTACTACCTTCCACCTGAAACCCTATTCTCCAAACACTTTCTATATACATTGCGCTCAACTTCTGCTTGCCATGAAAGGGCCTACAAATCATTGGAACTCCTTCTGCTATGCTCTCAAGTAttgagttccatccacagtgGCTCCAGAAGCCTCCCACTGCAGGATGTCCAAGTACTTTAATTTGTGGTGCCCATTTCACAATGTATCCTCCTCTTTCTGAGACCATCGTACTGACTTCCTCTGGCAATGACTTGGAGCCATGTCGGATGACCCATAAAAAAGTTGGTTACTATCACACAACCCCCAAGCCATCTCCGAAACTTCCTTAGTTCCCATGTCAAATATGCTTCCCCAGCTTATGTATATCACTGACCTCGGTTTTTGCTTATTCAGCCATTCAATGCAGCTCCCGTCCTCTTCAAGAAAGCTCTTAGCTGGGGAAGGTTTCATGTGAAGAGGGCCTATATGGTACATCGGGATTCCAATGTTTTGTTCCAACCATGACATAGACGAATTCTCTAGACAGCTCACCGTGTTGATGATAACAGCAAAAGCTGTTCTTTTGTTCATTACTTCCCTACAGACCTCATCAAGAACTTGTTCTAGTGGCCCCATTCCTGAAAAGTGAAACCGGTAGGTCTTTGTATCGTAATGGATACAAACTTTCCACCACCTGGTCTTGCATTTCAggatctacaaaaaaaaaaacaaggttaGGTGAAACAAATGGTTTCGGGATGGGTTATTAAGCTGGTTTTAAGCACCTTCCATGTCGTCCAAGAACTTCTCGGCATTGATTTCGCTTAGTAAACATCGGGAAGCGTAATATGTAGCACTATTAGCGCTGAAGATGACACTGGGAAGGTTGAACTCCTTAGCTGCTGCTGCACAGAAGTACATGAACTCGTCGTAGATGATACATGCAATATCATTGCCTTGTTGCAGCAACAACTGAGCTATAAAGTCCTTGAAGCTTGCCTCAGTGGTTTTGTTGAGCTTTTTCCCAAACTCGATTGGTCCAAGTTTCTCGTATTCAGACTCTGGTAAGCTTTCTTTAATGGTGACAAACTGAAAACCAGGGAAGTGTTGAGAAGAAGAGCTTACTTGATTGAAGTGTCCCTCAACAACTGTAATAGAGAAGCCCTTTGACTGAAGGGCTTTCCCAAGTTGGAGTTACATGACCTTGTGCTGGAACTGGAACTGGAACTAACACTATCCTTCTCTTAGCTTCCTTATTTTCCATTGCTTAACCTATTTGgctatttctctctctccctctctctcttgctcTGTGTATCGTTTCATGTTGCAATGCGGAACATCTTTAAATAACTGATCCAACTTACaattattgaaaattaatttgcATGGGcgttaaaaaggaagaaagtgaCATTTATTTAACTCTAAGAAAAACGTGCATGTTTCTTTTTCGTTGGTGGAAGCCACCTAAGCTAACTCAATTATTGCATGAGAGTCCAAAAAGTtgatatgagaaggttttttctaactttgcttGTCAATACAACACTTGTCGCTCTATATTTGTGACACGTGTCTTTCTCACTaatcttaaacatttttttatatacttcattttatttatatcttatatggtgtttgcttttaaaataataaattttacattgttataaaaatatatttcttccaatttttagttttaacatataatatactttctaatgaaagcatataccatataacctaattaaaaaaaaaaagtttgtcgacttttaaaattaaaattgaagccaaattaatttatgatagactaatttaaaaatagaaaatatgttctaatatatttaaaaaatcacattgtattcagtaatcatatatattgtattaaagacaaaactaagataaaattaaattatatttaatactCTATAGGTTACAGTTTGACTGCTTTAAAACGCatgtactaaaagaaaataaaataacataattgcttAATCACCCCATGAAATAGTAGAAAACTatagtttcacaaaataatttaatggtaattgattaattatactatttattttaaaattattagaaaatagagataatatataatctaaaaaatattaaatttgacacacttttcttttcatgaatttatacaaaatttaatgcgagatatagtataagatatttcaaaaaaaattatgacatgagccatattttaatatgcattattccaaaaaaatttatattaaggATGATTACAAGATTAGAGAGTACATACTATAGCATATGATAAATCGTGAATACCCTTATTAGTTATTCAAAATAACCATTGGTGATTCTTCTGCTAcctttaaaaaacattaaatttgatacatttttcttttcatgaattttatccaaaatttaATGCGAgatagtataagatatttcaaaaaaatttatgacatgacccatattttaatatgcattattccaaaaaaaattatattaaggGTGATTACAAGATTAGAGAGTACATATTGCAGCatatgatatttaaaataatcatTGGTGACTCTTTctgttaccttttaaaaaatattgtctagattcataatctcattagtataatacaaaattcaagttttaaagtttagtttattgattGGATGAATTTGAGCCGGTctgaatttttttctaacatattatattttaaaatcatcaaaatatgaTGGAAAAGTCAACATATAGATATTATAAGTTCAAATATAgttcatcaaaaaaatatttagatgtaagttaaaataaattagaaatatagttatgtcagaaaaataattagaatgTATCTGTAACATCcatgaaccggaatcccggtttgggagttgcatcggtcgatgcatagtgtgcatcggtcgatgcatgttcaattctctgcgttttgacttaagtcaaacgctgtgTTTTGGTCAGAAGAGAAAGGGAAAACCCTTAGGGTCGTGTCTTTTTTCTCATTAGACGTGtgtagccgtttttgagagaaaagagaagggagaaagagttcctgaaagttcttggtgatttcttgagatttgaggcgtttcttggtgagatctgtagctgggatcgttgtaggagcttcctagaggcttgttcttgattgtttgaggCTTagttcttctgtggcaaaggtaagtgcatgaccatggcttatctaagctagaggattctttaatctgcttgttgtgtgatgttaggcttgttagatcgttgctatggacgttaggaagctttcttgtggcttgggatcgagttttgtggttgtaggaacgaagatccggcgagaagcttcggggaaatcacggtgctcgacgttgcgtcgatcgatgcatatcttgcatcggtcgatgcaagtgcaaggacggcgcgtaaactctagggttttcgtgttacgtcgagcatgcatcggtcgatgcaaactgggtatcggtcgatgcaagttacacttgcatcggtcgatgcagcttctgtgtcgatcgatgcttcccccatttggcatcggtcgatgcatgtgtggcgtcggtcgatgttgattgttgtgtgatgattattgatactctattgcttgtgtgtatagcccagtagatgggaggattgccttactgagtgtttataaaatactcatgcattgcaataggTGTTTGTGGTGCANagggtgttccgggggattccgtgagtgtggcaggagggggcggtgttgatgctccagtggccggtgatgctagggtcctgGGTGTGggggtcccagcgggtggagtccctggtgttgacgttgcggctttgctagcacagttgttagagcggttaccactagtggtaccggctcaggctcaggtagtgccaccagtggtggcggaggagcggcagctagtggctgcggatgcggAGCTCCatgctcgttatctcagcatgttgacagagatgggtcggttacgtactgagcagttttcgggaggtgtagatcctactgctgcggatgcgtggaggacaaGAGTGGAACGTANcttccatactctgagatgtcctgaggagttctgggtggacataggggtctactttttgagtggtgatgctgagttgtggtggagatctgtggctgctagAAGGGTGCAGctggagatgacttgggctgacttcgttttggagttcaaccgcaagtattttcctagggaggcattggatcggttggaggtgcagttccttcagttgtctcaggggacacggtcagtgcgggagctggacttggagttcagtcaacttctttgttatggaggtcgggctatggagtctgaggaggctcaggtcAGGAGATTTATGAGGGCTCTACGGGATGAGTTGAGAGTTCACTATAGAGGGAAGtattatgctacgcgtgcagagctggttgagactgcagcagagattgacgaggatatccgggcacagtcagtggcggtagctccagcagttcagcctagtaaggctcagcagcagggtggttctagcaggggtggaaggcatgctcagggaaccaagaggaagtgggaggctacgcagaagccgagtggtgcgggttgttcggttgtgggagcagggatcacagggttgccagttgtcccaagaggagtgttccgacGGCAGGACCTCCGGTATGTTATCACTGTAGGGAGACGGGGCACATCAGGCATTTTTGttccaagttgcagccggcagcagtggcagcgctgcagcaggtgcagcctggaggtcagcaggtggcacggattgagcaggcgccacgggtttacacaaAAGCTGAggctggtggaaccagtgccggggcgatcacaggtatattttctggtactttaactttgtgaattttagtaggttcagattgtatatgtttcctgtgattaagtgttaggttctcaacacatgaggtttgtgtagggaccttgttggtgggcgggtttaagtcccatgttatgtgtgattctggagcttcgcatagcttcattactccagagtttgcagagtgtgcggggatcagcggggatcctggagagcgtgcatgagttgtcagggttgcgggaggtgagttcctgagagtgattggacgagctagaggaattgatattcagatcgcaggagagtcgtggccagcagatttgcttatcagtccagtggagctgtatgatgttattctcgggatggattggttgcatcggcatagggtgcatttggattgccatcggggtagagtggagtttgagcgttcaggagggaagttggtttttcagggtattagaccgacttcggggagtctcgtgatctcagccattcaggctgggaagatgatcgagaagggccgtgaggcttatctggttactatatctatgccagagtcagtggggaagtctacggttagcggtattccagtagtggaagagtttgaggatgtgtttcagtctttgcagggattaccaccatctcggtcggatccctttaccattgaactggaaccggggacgacaccgttatccaaggctccttacagaatggctccagcagagatggcagagctgaagaagcagctagaagatttgttgagtaagggattcatccgtcctagtgtatcaccgtggggagcgccggtgttgtttgtgaagaagaaggatgggagtttcaggttgtgtattgattatcggggtttgaaccgggtcactgtgaagaacaagtatcctcttcctaggatcgatgagttgttggatcagttgaggggtgctacttggttctccaaggtagatctggcgtcgggttatcatcagataccgatagatgaggcagatgtgaggaagactgctttcaggacgagatatgggcactatgagtttgtggtgatgcccttcggattgactaacgcgccagcagcgtttatgagattgatgaacagtgtgtttcaggagtttctggatgtatctgtcatcattttcatcgacgatatcctggtctattctaagagtcctgaggagcatgcagtgcatttgagggcagttatggagaagc from Camelina sativa cultivar DH55 chromosome 9, Cs, whole genome shotgun sequence encodes:
- the LOC104715339 gene encoding UDP-glycosyltransferase 76E6-like, translated to MENKEAKRRIVLVPVPVPAQGHFVTIKESLPESEYEKLGPIEFGKKLNKTTEASFKDFIAQLLLQQGNDIACIIYDEFMYFCAAAAKEFNLPSVIFSANSATYYASRCLLSEINAEKFLDDMEGMGPLEQVLDEVCREVMNKRTAFAVIINTVSCLENSSMSWLEQNIGIPMYHIGPLHMKPSPAKSFLEEDGSCIEWLNKQKPRSVIYISWGSIFDMGTKEVSEMAWGLCDSNQLFYGSSDMAPSHCQRKSVRWSQKEEDTL